The Candidatus Thermoplasmatota archaeon genomic sequence TCTTGCGCCCGCAGCTCTTGCAGAGGAGCATCGGCCCTCGAAGCGAGGCCGGCGTTTTAAGGCTTTTGAACGAACCGGTGCACGACGCGGGTGCACGCGTTCTCGACGTAGTGGACGCCGCCCGCCTGCGCGATGGCGCGCGCCTCGGCGCTCACGATGCCCGTCTGGAGCCAGAGGGCGCGCGCGGCGAGGCGGACCGCCTCGCGGGCGATCGCGGGCGTCTCGTGCGCGGGACGGAAGACGTTCACGAGGTCGTACGGCCCCGGCGCGTCCGCGAGGGTCGGGTAGGCTTTCCGTCCGCAGATCTCCGTCGCGGTCGGGTGGATCGGGACCACGTCGTAGCCGCGCTCGATCAGGAAGCGAGGCACCTCGTGCGCATCCTTGCCCGGCATCGTCGAGAAGCCGATGACGTGGATCCGGCGCGCGGTCGCGAGCATCTCGCGGGCGTCCACGCCTCAGCGAGGCGCGAGCTTGGCGAAAAGGCTTGGGTCGAGCGCGCGGAGGTCGGGCACGACGAGGTCGGCGCCCGCGGCCTCGAGCGACGCGCGCGTCCCGGCGCCCGTGAGGACGCCGATCGAAGGCGCGCCGGCGGCGCGCGCGGCGAGGACGTCGTACTTCGTGTCCCCGATCACCACGCAGCGCGACGGCGGAAGGCCGAGCGAGAGCGCGGCCTCGAGCACCGGCGCGGGATGCGGTTTCGGGCCCGCGGCGCGGTCGATCCCGATCACGTCCACGAAGCGATAGCGCAGGCCGAGCGCGTCGAGGACGAGCTCCGCCTGATCGGTGCGCTTCGTCGTCGCGACGGCCATCGGGAGGCCCCACGCGTCGAGGAGGTCCGGCACGCCGGGAAGGGGCTTCACGAGGCGCGGCGCGATCATCGCGTAGTGCTCGCGATAGACCGCCGCGAGCGCGTCCGCCTCCTTCTCGGGGACGGCGAGGAGGTCCTCGAACATCGCGACGAGCGGCTCGCCGATGCGCGCGCGGACGAGGGCCTCGGGGATGGGCGCGTGCCCGCCTTCCGCCACGGCCGCCGCGAAGGCCCGGGTGATGGACTCGACGCTGTCCACGAGCGTGCCGTCGAGGTCCAGGACCAGGCCGGGACCGCGCATCAGTTCACGTCGCTGACGCGGTTGTACTGGTCGTCGGGAAGCACGATGTCCGTCGCGATGATCTTCATCTGGTACTCCGCGCGGTAGACCGCGCAGCCGCTGTAGCACGTGTACGTCGTGCCGGGGATCTCGTACGTGCCGCGCAGGACGAACTCCCAGCGGCTCGCATCCGAGTACGGCGAATCCATGCCCGCATCGTCGACCTTGAGCCGGAAATGCAGGTTCTTCGTCTTCTCGATGCTGTTGTTCTCCTTGTCGAAGAGATGGGTCGCCATCCAGTCGTTCGAGGCGTTGTGGAAGTAGAGGTACCACACGGTCGGCGCGAAGCCGGGCTGCGGCTCGAACTTGGTGACGTTGATCCACACGAGGAGCGTCCGCGTGCCGTACGAGATGAGCCGGTTCGGCGACTTCTGCGTGAGCTTGTGCTGGAAGCCCGTGGCGTTCGCGAGCTGTCCGCCCTCCGAGGTCGTCGAGACGTCGTCGTAGATGAGGCGGTAGCGCTTGTCCGCGTAGAAGTCCGGGTGTCCCGGCCAGCGCGGCACGCTTCCTTCGCCCTTGACGATCGTCGCCGAGGCCTCGAAGGTCAGCGTCGAGTCGACGAGGGGCCGCGTCGACACGACGCGGAAGCGCCACAGGCTCGTCGTCGAGTGCGGCATGTCGGTCTCGCGCGGCTGGACCTTGATGACGAGGGGCGTGCCCCACGCGAGGGTCCCCGCGTCGATCCATTCCGCCGTCGCGGAGTGGAGGTAGTAGAGCTTGAGCGGCGGCGGCGAGGGATCCGGCGCGCGGACCCCGGGGTTGGGGGCGCCGAGCCCGTTGCCGTCCGTGCACGTGTATTTCGTGCTGAAGGTCGCGGCCGACGGATCGCAGACGTGACGCTCCGGGTTCGAGACGAGGAACTCGAACGCCGCCGTGCCCTCGTAGACCGTCTGGCCGAGCGGCATGTTGAACTCGACGTCCGTGCCGCCCGGAGAAGGACGGGGGAACATTTCCGCCCGCAGCTTGAAAAGCTCCACCCGCGTGCGTCCCATCCAGTAGTCATGGTGGTGATCGATGCCGCCCGTGCCGTTCTCCGTCCGGTTCGTCTCGTCGAAGGCGTTGAAGCGCCCGTCGCGGGCGTCCGGCATCGAGAGATTGCCGAGGTCCTGCTCGGACTCGTTCAGTCCCTGCTCCGGCGCCGGGTCGTCCTTCGAGCCGATGCAGCCGGCAAGAAGGCTCACCGCGAGGAGGAGACCGACGGCAAGGAGGGCAAACGCCCGGCGTGGCTGTCCCATGACCATCATGCTACCGACCACCCTGCATTTAAAAAGCCTTGTTGTGAGGACGTGGAACACGCCTCTCGATCGCACCGCCTTGTCCACCGGGTCCGCACGCCAGGATTCAGTGCCGGGCGCCGGGACCGGGAGCCGGGACCGGGTCCGGGCGTCGGGCGTCGGGACCGGGCGCCGGGAGCCGGGACCGGGCGCCGGGAGCCGGGACCGGGTGTCGGGCGCCGGGAGCCGGGACCGGGTCCGGGTCCGGGAGCCGGGACCGGGTGTCGGGCGCCGGGAGCCGGGACCGGGCGCCGGGACCGGGAGCCGGGCGCCGGGCGCCGGGACCGGGTGCCGAGACCGGGCCCGGATCCGGGTGTCGGGCGTCGGGACCGGGTCCGGGTCCGGGTCCGGGTCCGGACCGGCACACGCTTCCCCACGCCTTCGTGCAAAAATCCTAAGGCGCGCGCCGCGATGGACCCGCGTCATGGCCGGCAGGCACTTCGAGGACTTCGAGGTCGGCATGGTGATCCAGCACGAGACGGGCCGCACCATCACCGAAGCGGACAACGTCCTCTTCTGCGCGCTCACCATGAACAACCAGCCGCTCCACCTGGACGAGACGTACGCGAAGGGCACGCCCTTCGGCCAGCGCGTCGTGAACGGCCTCCTCACGCTGAGCCTCAGCGTCGGCCTGAGCGTCAACGACCTCACCGCCGGGACGCTCGTCGCGAACCTCGGCTACTACGACGTCGAGCACACGAAGCCGGTGTTCCACGGCGACACGATCCGCGTCCGCAGCGACGTCGTCGCGAAGCGGCCCACCTCGAAGCCGGATCGCGGCCTCGTGGAGATCCGCCACGTGGTCACCAACCAGCGCGGGGAGGAAGTCCTCACCTACAAGCGTCGCGCGCTCGTCCGCACGCGCGAGGCGTCGAAGGGATGAGCGACGACCGCGTCGTCGAGCGCGACGAGCCGATCGCGTGCGAGGACGGGTTCACGATCGCCGCGACGCGATTCGAGCCTCCCGCGAACGCGCCGCCGCGCCCCGCCGTCGTCGTCGACGCGGCGACGGCCGTGAAGCGCTCCCACTACCGCGCGTTCGCGCGGCACCTCGCCGCGCGCGGCTTTCCCGTCCTCACCTTCGACTATCGCGGGATCGGCGGGTCGCGCCCGGCTTCGCTCCGGGGGTTCCCGGCGACCATGCGGGACTGGGCCGAGCGCGACATCCCCGCCGCGATCCGCGCGCACCGCGCCGCGCACCCGGGTCGGCCTCTCGCGGTCGTCGGCCACAGCGCCGGGGGCTGGCTCCTCGGGCTCTCGCCGGCCGCGCGGGAGGTGGACGCCGCGGTGCTCGTCGCTTCACAGAGCGGCTGGTGGGGCCACTGGCCGCGCCCCGCGCGCTGGAAGTACGCGCTCGTGTGGCACGCCGTCCTCCCGGCCCTCGTCGCGGCGTTCGGACGCGCGCCCGGATGGGCCGGCCTCGGGACCGACCTTCCCGCGGGGGTCGCGCGCGAGTGGGCCGCCTGGTGCCGCGACCCGGCGTTCGTCGGACGCGAGCCCGCGGAGCGCCGCGAGGGCTTCCGGAACCTTGCGGCCCCCGTCCTCGCGTACGGCTTCGAGGACGACGACTACGCCCCGCCCGCGTCCGTCGACGCGCTCCTCGCGATGTTCGAGCGCGCTGAAGTCGAGCGCCGCTCGATCGCGCCCGCCGACCTCGGCCTCGAGGCGATCGGCCATTTCGGATTCTTCCGCGAGACAGTCGGCGGCGCGCTCTGGGACGACGTCGCCCGGTGGATCGCCGAGCGGGCGAAATAGTCACTCCTTCACGACGTGCGCGCGGTTCGCGAGCACGCGGTCGAGCCGCTGGAGGATCGCCGCGTCGAGCACCCAGAGCCGAGCCCAGTCGTCGCCCGCCCGCAGGCCGCGGCCCACCATCTGCACGAGCTGCCGGTCCGCCACGTCCTGCACGAACGCCCAGAAGAGCGGCTCGGACCACTTCTTGCGCAGCACCTGGAACCGGCGGTCGTTCACGTTCGGGATCGGATCCTTGAGAAGGAGGATGTGACGGCAGAGGTCGCCGCGGAAATCGACGCCGCGCGCGATGCGCGTCGAGACGAGGTGGTGACCTTCGCCCTCCATGAAGCGCTTCAGGCGCTCCTCGTGCCGCTCCGCGTCCTCCGCGATCTCGCGCACCATCCACGCCGCGGTCGGGCTCGCGTCCGCGACGTCGACGAGACGCTGCTGGCCGTGCACGATCGTGACCATGCGCTCCGATTTCGGCACCCGCGCGACGATCGCCTCGAGCAGGCGCGCGAACCGTTTCCTCGTCTCGTCCTCGCCCCACGTCTTGAACGTGATGCGCGGAGGGTCCTCGGGCGGCTTCGCGACGATGAGCTTGCCCTGGAGGCGGGGCTCGCCCTCGATGATCACGGGATCCTTGAAGCCGTACACCTTCTCGAGGATCTCGCGGTCGGGCAGCGTCGCGCTCATCCAGAGCCTGAGCGGAGCGGACTTCTCGAGCAGCTTCCTCAACGGCCCCGCGAAGGTGCTGTACGCGAAGTGGACGCCGTCGCGGTCGTACGCTAGCACGATGCCGTCCTTGGCCTCGACGAAGGCGTTCACCTTCGCCACCAGGTTCTCGTCCTGGTCCGTGAGCGTCCCCAGATCGAGCGTGCTTTCAACGTGGACCGTCGCCCACGGCCGGCCCTGGAACTCGGTGTGCATGCGCTCGCGCGCGAGCTTCGGCAGCGCCTTGAGGAGCGCCGGGACGGACTCGAGCGCCTTCCACGTCTTCGCGTCCTCGAAGTCCTCGGGCTTGCGGAACGTCTCGAGGCGCCGCGTGAGGGAGCGCAGCGCGTTGAAGCCCTCGCGCAGTTCGTCGGGAAGGTTCTCGGCCGCCGCGTCGTAGCCCTCGAGGACGGCCGGGTCCCGCAGCACGTGCTCGGGGAGCGTCAGGAGCTTCGCGGGGTGCTCGATGCGGCCGAAGATGAGCCGGAGCGCGTCGATCGAGAGCGTTTGCGTCTCGAACAGTCCGTCGAGGAAGTGGTCGCACTCGTCGAAGATCTCGACGTCCACGCGGGGCTTGCGCCCGAGGTCCGTCTCGATCTCCCACTTGCGATTGTTCAGGACGACGACGTCGGCGTCCGCGAAACCCGCGTGCGCGTCGAAGTAAGGACAGCCCCGGCGGCCGAGGTGGACGAAGCGCTCCTCGTGTCCGTTCCATGACGCCGTGGCGTCCTCGAGCTTCCCGAGGAAGGCGACCTGGTGGTCGTCGTACCCTTCGAGCTTGCCGACGTCCTGCGGACGGATGCGGGAAAGCGCCTCGAAGCTCGCAAACGGCATCACGGGCGACCAATGCGGACACTTGCACGCGCGGCGCCAGCGCGACTCCTTCTTGCCGCCGCCCGAATTGCAGACGTGCGGCTCGGCGGCGGTGCCGCCTTCGAGCGGGCACGGGTAGCGCGCGCGCCCCTTGACGCTTTCGAGGCGCAGCGGCCGGCCGTCGGGCTTCATGACGCGGATGCGGCCGCCCGCGTAATCGTCGGTGTACTGCGTCTGGAGGTTCACGGTCGGGATGCTCACGATGGCCCGCCCGCTCCGCGCCGCGACGTTCAGCGCGACGAGGCTCTTGCCCGAACCGGTGCCGGCGCGGAAGAAGACATCGGCGCTCTCGCCCCGCGCGCGGGCCTTCCGGAACGCGGCGAGGATGCGGCGCACGGCCTCGTCCTGCGTGAGGCCCGTGCTGTAGACGCGCGGCGCCAGGGGCGACCCGTCGGCGGCGACGGCGCTCCAGAAGGTCAAGGGTCCGCCGAACCCCGGGGCCCCTCATGGGCTTTGCGGAGGCGGGGCATACTGGTCGACGAGGTTCGAGGACCGCGCGAAGGCCTCCTTGATGGAACCGCCGTACGGCCAGAATCCGTCGCGCTCCCCGCGCGTCCACCGCTCGCGGGCGTCGCGGCGATCGATCCTCCAGTCGGGTCGGATCCGCTTCGACACCTCGCGGAGGTCCAGGTGCAGCTCGTGCAGGGTGGGCCGACCCCAGTACCAGTAGCCGTTGTAGATCGAATGGACGCGACGGCCTGGGGCGAGCACGATCGTGTGCGGGATCATCGGATCGTTCCCGGGATCCGTGTACTCGGCGATCTCGAGGTCGCGCTGCACGATGCGCGCCTCGTCGTGGAGAAACGTCCAGTCGGCGCC encodes the following:
- a CDS encoding CoA-binding protein, encoding MDAREMLATARRIHVIGFSTMPGKDAHEVPRFLIERGYDVVPIHPTATEICGRKAYPTLADAPGPYDLVNVFRPAHETPAIAREAVRLAARALWLQTGIVSAEARAIAQAGGVHYVENACTRVVHRFVQKP
- a CDS encoding HAD family hydrolase, encoding MRGPGLVLDLDGTLVDSVESITRAFAAAVAEGGHAPIPEALVRARIGEPLVAMFEDLLAVPEKEADALAAVYREHYAMIAPRLVKPLPGVPDLLDAWGLPMAVATTKRTDQAELVLDALGLRYRFVDVIGIDRAAGPKPHPAPVLEAALSLGLPPSRCVVIGDTKYDVLAARAAGAPSIGVLTGAGTRASLEAAGADLVVPDLRALDPSLFAKLAPR
- a CDS encoding MaoC family dehydratase; this translates as MAGRHFEDFEVGMVIQHETGRTITEADNVLFCALTMNNQPLHLDETYAKGTPFGQRVVNGLLTLSLSVGLSVNDLTAGTLVANLGYYDVEHTKPVFHGDTIRVRSDVVAKRPTSKPDRGLVEIRHVVTNQRGEEVLTYKRRALVRTREASKG
- a CDS encoding alpha/beta fold hydrolase; the encoded protein is MSDDRVVERDEPIACEDGFTIAATRFEPPANAPPRPAVVVDAATAVKRSHYRAFARHLAARGFPVLTFDYRGIGGSRPASLRGFPATMRDWAERDIPAAIRAHRAAHPGRPLAVVGHSAGGWLLGLSPAAREVDAAVLVASQSGWWGHWPRPARWKYALVWHAVLPALVAAFGRAPGWAGLGTDLPAGVAREWAAWCRDPAFVGREPAERREGFRNLAAPVLAYGFEDDDYAPPASVDALLAMFERAEVERRSIAPADLGLEAIGHFGFFRETVGGALWDDVARWIAERAK
- a CDS encoding helicase C-terminal domain-containing protein, which gives rise to MTFWSAVAADGSPLAPRVYSTGLTQDEAVRRILAAFRKARARGESADVFFRAGTGSGKSLVALNVAARSGRAIVSIPTVNLQTQYTDDYAGGRIRVMKPDGRPLRLESVKGRARYPCPLEGGTAAEPHVCNSGGGKKESRWRRACKCPHWSPVMPFASFEALSRIRPQDVGKLEGYDDHQVAFLGKLEDATASWNGHEERFVHLGRRGCPYFDAHAGFADADVVVLNNRKWEIETDLGRKPRVDVEIFDECDHFLDGLFETQTLSIDALRLIFGRIEHPAKLLTLPEHVLRDPAVLEGYDAAAENLPDELREGFNALRSLTRRLETFRKPEDFEDAKTWKALESVPALLKALPKLARERMHTEFQGRPWATVHVESTLDLGTLTDQDENLVAKVNAFVEAKDGIVLAYDRDGVHFAYSTFAGPLRKLLEKSAPLRLWMSATLPDREILEKVYGFKDPVIIEGEPRLQGKLIVAKPPEDPPRITFKTWGEDETRKRFARLLEAIVARVPKSERMVTIVHGQQRLVDVADASPTAAWMVREIAEDAERHEERLKRFMEGEGHHLVSTRIARGVDFRGDLCRHILLLKDPIPNVNDRRFQVLRKKWSEPLFWAFVQDVADRQLVQMVGRGLRAGDDWARLWVLDAAILQRLDRVLANRAHVVKE
- a CDS encoding redoxin domain-containing protein — protein: MRRAHDAPMRSDIVAGAEFPDYVLPDHTDTPRRLSDLQGDDPMVLVLARGYYCPKDRQQLADLVEFSRKCAVGYVTLVTVTTDDLLHSNELRLGVGADWTFLHDEARIVQRDLEIAEYTDPGNDPMIPHTIVLAPGRRVHSIYNGYWYWGRPTLHELHLDLREVSKRIRPDWRIDRRDARERWTRGERDGFWPYGGSIKEAFARSSNLVDQYAPPPQSP